The DNA window GCCAGCCCCGCCGCCACCAGCACGAAGGTCAGCGGCGGCACCTGTCGCGGGTCCAGTTCGGGCAGTTGCGCCATGAAGATCAGGATCGCCAGCGCGTTCACGAACCCCGTCATCACCGATTTCGACACGAAGCGCATCACGAAGCCCAGCTTCGCGATGCCGCAGCCGATCTGGATCAGCCCGGCCAGCACCGTCGTCGCCAGCAGGTATTCCAGCCCGTGATCGCGCACCAGGGTCACCATCAGCACCGCCGTCGCCGCCGTCGCGGCCGAGATCATGCCGGGCCGCCCGCCCGCGATGGCGGTGATGACGGCGATCGAGAAGCTGGCGTAAAGCCCGACCTTGGGATCGACGCCGGCGATGATCGAAAAGGCGATGGCTTCGGGAATCAGCGCAAGCGCGACCACCAGACCGGACAGCAGATCGGCGCGAACATTGCCGGTCCACTGGCGTTTGTAGGCGTCGAGTGAAAACATGAAATACCCATCCCTGACCGGCGGCGGCCCCTGCAACCGGCCTCGGCGTGTTCCTGTGCGTGTCTGTTCGGGTTGTCCGGCGGATCAGCGGCCGGAAGAGCCACCCGGACTTGCACCGGGTCCATGCGTTGCGCGCCTGATAGGCGGAAATGCCCCCGGATCGCAACCCCGGCCGGGGATTTGCGTCCGGCCTGCGCGCGCAGCCCGTGCCGTCAGGGTCGGCTGCGCAAGAGGCCCATGATCTCTTTCGTGCGATCGAGGATCGGGGTCGCGACCTCGTCGGCGCGCGCGGCGCCGTCGCCCAGGATGCGGTCGATCTCGGCCGGGTCGTCCAGATATTCGGCCATCCGGCGGGTGATCGGCGACAGGGTCTCGACCGCCAGATCGGCCAGCGCCGGCTTGAACGCGCCAAAGCCCTGACCCTCGAACCGGGTCAGCACCTGATCGGGCGTCTGGTCCGCCAGCGCGGCATAGATGTTGACCAGGTTGCGCGCCTCGGGGCGGTCCTTCAGCCCCTCGACGCGCCCGGGCAGGGGGTCGGCGTCGGTGCGGGCCTTGCGGATCTTCTGGGCGATGGCGTCGGCGTCGTCGGTCAGGTTGATGCGGCTGGCGTCCGAGGGGTCGGATTTCGACATCTTGCGGCTGCCGTCGCGCAGCGACATGACGCGCGTCGCCACACCCTCGATCAGCGGTTCGGTCAGCGGAAAATGGTTCACGCCGTAATCGTGGTTGAACTTGGCGGCGATGTCGCGGGTCAGTTCCAGATGCTGTTTCTGATCCTCGCCCACCGGCACGCCGGTCGCCTGATAGGCCAGGATGTCGGCCGCCATCAGCGCCGGATAGGCCAGCAGCCCAAGGCTGGCATTCTCGCTGTTCTTGCCGGCCTTGTCCTTGAACTGGGTCATCCGATACATCCAGCCAACCCGCGCCACGGTGTTGAAAAGCCACGCCAATTCGGCATGTGCGCTGACCTGGCTTTGATTGAACAGGATGGATTGCGCCGGATCGACGCCCGAGGCCATGAAGGCGGCGGCGGCCTCGCGGATGCGGCCGCGCAGGATCTGGGGGTCCTGCCAGACGGTGATCGCGTGCAGATCGACGATGCAATAGACCGTCTCGGCGTCCTTGCCCTGTAACGCCGCAAAGCGTTTCAGCGCGCCGAGATAGTTCCCCAACGTCAGCCCGCCCGAGGGCTGGATGCCCGAGAAGATGCGCGGGGTGAAGCCCTTGTTGGTCGTCTCGCTCATGTCTGGCCTGCTTGGATTTTCGGTGGCGCTGGCTTAGCTGTTGGCCGCAGCGTCCGCAACCGCGAAGGAAACAGCATGCGCGAAGGCCTGAACGAATCGCCCCTGAACCCGTTGCCGCCGGCCGTCTGGCTGCTGGTGCTGCCGATCGTGGCCAGCGAGGCGGTGTTCGGGCTGGGCCAGCTGGGGCTGATCGGGGGCGCGCAGGGCGTCGGGCTGCGGCTGTCGGGGATGCAGATCGCCGCCTTTGCGCCCGAAATGGTCAGCCGCATGTGGCAGCTTGGCGTCATCGACTGGGACCAGCTTTACCGCCTGATTACCTTCAGTTTTATTCACAGCTCGCTGACCCATGCGCTGTTCGTTCTGGCCTTCACGCTGGCGCTGGGCAACCTTGTCGCGCGCGAGTTCCGGCCCTGGGCGGTGATCGCCCTGTTCCTGGGATCGGCCATCGGCGGGGCGCTGGTCTATACGGCGGCGATGGCGGTGCTGCCGGGGCGGCCCGCGCCGCTGATCGGCGGGTATCCGGCGGTCTACGGGCTGGTGGGCGCTTTCACCTTTCTTCTGTGGGCAAGGCTGGGCGCGCTGAACGCCAACCGGATGCGGGCTTTCACGCTGATCGGGATGCTTCTGGTATTCCAGCTTGTCTTCGGGATCGTCTTCGGCGGCGCAGGCTATGGCTGGATCGCGGAACTGGCCGGGTTCGCGACGGGTTTCGGGCTGAGCTTTCTGCTGGTCGATGGCGGCGTGGCGCGGGCGTTGCGCCAGATCCGGCAGCGATAGGGCAACGGGCGCGCGCGTTGCAGGGGCGGTGCGCGCAACGGCTGATGTCGCCAGACGTTGTGAGGGCGAGCAAATGCTGGGTTTTCCGCCGCACAGGCGATGCACCGGGGCGGCACCGCATGGTCACAGCCTGTACACCGCTTGCGGGCGTTGCGCGGCTGTCCCGCGCGCCGGGTCAGGGCATCACGAATTCGACGCCCGGCAGCACCGCGATCTCGGCCAGGTCGGCGTGATAAAGACCCGTCACCTCGTCCACGGTCTGCTGCGTCCAGCCGGGCAGGACGATGTTCTCGTCCAGCCGGTCGGGGCGCATGTCGGATTGCAGGACGCGGGCATAGATCTGGCGGCGCTGCTGGATCGACAGCTGGTCGCGTCCGGCGAGTTCGGTTTGCAGCCGGGCCAGCCCGGCCTCGCCCAGCAATTCCTGCATATAGATCATCGCGCCCGACAGCGGCGCGTCGGGCGGCATGTCGCCCGCCAGACGCGCCAGTTCGGGCCAGATCAGCGGCACATCCTCGTGGCACCAGACGACCACGCGCCGTCCCTGCGCCGCGCCGACCAGCCGGCGGATCGTGTCGCGCCAGCGCAGCTGCGTCGGCTGACAGCCCTGCATCAGCGATTCGTAGCTGCCCGAGTTGAGGTGATCGAGCTTGGACAAAAGCACCGCAGGGTTGCGCACGGCCACGAAGAATTCGGCCTGCGCGTCGGGGAACAGGTTGGCCAGCGCGGCGGCGCGCGTGCCGATCTGCGGATAAAGCCCGTCGCGGCCGATGGCGCGGCCCGGCGCGCCCAGAAGCGTGGGGGTGGACATGACCACCCGTTCCGGGGCGTCGCTGTCCAGCATCGCGTCCAGCATGATCTGCTGCATCTCGGGCGTGGCGGGGCCGCCGTTCAGGGCCATGATCGCCTCTTCGAACAGGCCGCGATGGCGCGAGGGGACGACGATCTCGGTCCGGTGCCGGGTCAGCCATGCCCGGTTCGCAAGCAGGGTCTTGAGCAGGCGGTCGCCGTCCGTGCCATGCACCCCGAGGTGGAAAACCATCTGCATCTGTCCTGCCTCGTCCGTTCTTTCTGCAACCATCGGGTGTGGCGCCGGCACACTAGCCGCCATTCGTGGACAGTCAATTCGCTTTGCAGTATCGCCTGAGCATGAGCGTCACCGACAGCCCGCGGCGGTCCCCGCGCCGCCGCCGCATCCACGATCACGCGCTGCGGCACGGCGGCGGTCCGGCCTGGTCGCTGGCCGCCGTCGCCATCGCGGCGCTGGTGCTGATGCCGGTGGGCGCGGTGTTCTGGCTGGCGCTGAACCCGGTCGAGAATATCTGGCCGCATCTGCTGTCCACGGTGATGCCGCGCTATACC is part of the Paracoccus stylophorae genome and encodes:
- the trpS gene encoding tryptophan--tRNA ligase encodes the protein MSETTNKGFTPRIFSGIQPSGGLTLGNYLGALKRFAALQGKDAETVYCIVDLHAITVWQDPQILRGRIREAAAAFMASGVDPAQSILFNQSQVSAHAELAWLFNTVARVGWMYRMTQFKDKAGKNSENASLGLLAYPALMAADILAYQATGVPVGEDQKQHLELTRDIAAKFNHDYGVNHFPLTEPLIEGVATRVMSLRDGSRKMSKSDPSDASRINLTDDADAIAQKIRKARTDADPLPGRVEGLKDRPEARNLVNIYAALADQTPDQVLTRFEGQGFGAFKPALADLAVETLSPITRRMAEYLDDPAEIDRILGDGAARADEVATPILDRTKEIMGLLRSRP
- a CDS encoding rhomboid family intramembrane serine protease codes for the protein MREGLNESPLNPLPPAVWLLVLPIVASEAVFGLGQLGLIGGAQGVGLRLSGMQIAAFAPEMVSRMWQLGVIDWDQLYRLITFSFIHSSLTHALFVLAFTLALGNLVAREFRPWAVIALFLGSAIGGALVYTAAMAVLPGRPAPLIGGYPAVYGLVGAFTFLLWARLGALNANRMRAFTLIGMLLVFQLVFGIVFGGAGYGWIAELAGFATGFGLSFLLVDGGVARALRQIRQR